A genome region from Macrotis lagotis isolate mMagLag1 chromosome 4, bilby.v1.9.chrom.fasta, whole genome shotgun sequence includes the following:
- the LOC141520171 gene encoding olfactory receptor 4S2-like encodes MEVANNVTEFVFLGLSQDPKMQLIFFVLFLLFYNVIIVGNLLILLTVCFESKLHTPMYFFLSNLSFVDIAYSSATAPKMIADFISERKTISYWGCVTQMFTFHFFGCAEIFVLTVMAFDRYAAICQPLRYTTIMSANTCAVLALLSWLGALGHSFVQTFLTFQLPFCDAQVIDHYFCDVHPVLKLACADTTLVNLLVVANSGLISLGCFLILLASYTVILLSLRKHSAESRKKALSTCGSHLTVVTLFFVPCIFIYLRPSTTFPLDKAVSVFYTTITPMLNPLIYTLRNEDVKNAMKRLWSHMVLGEEKKG; translated from the coding sequence ATGGAAGTAGCCAACAACGTTACTGAGTTTGTGTTCCTGGGGCTTTCTCAGGATCCTAAGATGCAACTGATCTTCTTTGTCCTGTTCCTCCTCTTCTATAATGTGATTATAGTGGGAAATCTGCTCATTCTCCTCACAGTATGCTTTGAGTCAAAGCTCCACactcccatgtattttttcctaaGTAACCTCTCATTTGTGGACATTGCCTATTCATCAGCCACAGCCCCCAAAATGATTGCAGATTTCATCTCAGAGCGCAAGACTATATCCTACTGGGGCTGTGTAACTCAGATGTTTACCTTCCACTTCTTTGGCTGTGCTGAGATTTTTGTCCTGACAGTAATGGCATTTGACCGCTATGCTGCCATTTGCCAGCCACTACGCTATACCACCATCATGAGTGCCAATACCTGTGCTGTGCTGGCCCTATTGTCCTGGTTGGGTGCCCTGGGACACTCCTTTGTGCAAACCTTTCTAACTTTCCAACTTCCCTTCTGTGATGCTCAAGTCATTGATCATTATTTCTGTGATGTTCATCCTGTCCTCAAACTTGCCTGTGCAGATACTACATTGGTGAACTTGCTCGTGGTGGCAAATAGTGGTCTCATCTCTCTGGGCTGCTTCCTCATTTTACTAGCCTCTTACACAGTAATTCTACTTAGCCTTCGGAAGCATTCTGCAGAGAGCCGGAAGAAAGCACTTTCCACCTGTGGCTCTCACTTGACTGTGGTAACCTTATTTTTTGTCCCATGCATCTTCATCTACCTTCGCCCATCTACTACCTTCCCATTGGACAAGGCAGTCTCTGTGTTCTACACTACCATCACTCCAATGCTGAACCCCCTCATTTACACCCTGAGGAATGAAGATGTGAAGAATGCCATGAAACGGTTATGGAGTCACATGGTtttaggggaagaaaagaaaggttgA